Proteins found in one Anaeromicrobium sediminis genomic segment:
- a CDS encoding GGDEF domain-containing protein: MNDTYGHQVDDQVIIKISKLLTDICRETDYVGRYGGEEFLVVLTDNNEDGAKNFSERFRREVENLDFGLPTQVTVSGGVKTYENESAEEMIKLADGALYEAKERGRNCIISA; this comes from the coding sequence ATCAATGACACCTACGGTCATCAAGTAGATGATCAAGTGATAATTAAAATTTCAAAGTTGTTGACTGATATTTGTCGTGAAACTGACTATGTGGGACGTTATGGTGGTGAAGAATTTCTTGTAGTACTTACAGATAATAATGAGGATGGTGCAAAAAATTTCAGCGAACGATTTCGCAGAGAAGTTGAAAATTTGGACTTTGGGTTACCTACTCAAGTTACCGTGAGTGGTGGAGTGAAAACATATGAAAACGAGTCTGCAGAAGAAATGATAAAACTGGCTGATGGGGCTTTATATGAAGCTAAGGAAAGAGGTAGAAATTGTATTATTAGTGCCTGA
- a CDS encoding HMA2 domain-containing protein — protein sequence MVYFAEINFKIISSIPGRVRVNIDSLLKKEKTGHLIINSLKSINGIISASFNKRTRNILIFYRWEEIDESQLLNKIKDLDYKKTHNNISKSINKDSIGKIILQTLNPFSLIKKKYPNKGYKDDYSLSKKIIKLGLLLGGIVFAITSNLRNLISILILSYPGILFAISSIAYFYSAKKAHFNDIYLKKDYFIGLLGKTDTLFIEDNLLIKEKYISNTLLNNLNTTTIRRFAALKKLDNPIDPELEKIIYKIREYGITNLILFSDNNKELLDYISYSLGIDKTYFLKDNILILKDLKTEENVTAIIVKDSIEKIRNLNMDLVVCINLTDKGNILIGDINFIDKKMNKFPWLLNLSKYNEEVITRSQALAIGLNTLGIFLCMITNINPFFALGIYGLNILTQTIRIKYSVETI from the coding sequence GTGGTTTATTTTGCTGAAATAAATTTTAAAATAATATCATCTATACCTGGAAGAGTTAGAGTAAATATAGATTCTCTGTTAAAAAAAGAGAAAACTGGGCATTTGATTATAAATTCACTAAAAAGTATAAATGGAATTATTTCTGCTTCCTTTAATAAAAGAACAAGAAATATTCTCATATTTTATAGATGGGAAGAAATAGATGAATCTCAACTACTGAATAAGATTAAAGATTTGGATTATAAAAAAACACACAATAATATATCTAAAAGTATTAATAAAGATTCAATTGGAAAAATTATTTTGCAAACTTTGAATCCTTTTAGTTTAATAAAAAAGAAATATCCTAATAAAGGTTACAAAGACGATTACTCTCTTTCAAAGAAAATAATAAAGTTAGGGCTATTATTGGGAGGTATAGTATTTGCCATAACTTCTAATTTAAGAAATTTAATATCTATATTAATACTAAGTTATCCTGGAATTCTATTCGCAATATCTTCAATAGCATATTTTTACTCTGCTAAAAAAGCTCATTTCAATGATATTTATTTGAAAAAAGATTATTTTATAGGTTTATTAGGCAAGACAGATACTCTTTTTATAGAAGATAATTTATTAATTAAAGAAAAGTATATATCAAATACCCTTTTAAACAACTTAAATACAACAACAATACGAAGATTTGCTGCATTAAAAAAGCTTGATAATCCTATTGACCCGGAGTTAGAAAAAATTATTTATAAAATAAGAGAATATGGTATTACAAATCTTATTCTTTTCTCTGATAATAACAAAGAACTGTTAGATTATATTTCATACTCATTAGGGATTGATAAAACATATTTTTTAAAAGACAATATTTTAATATTAAAAGATTTAAAAACAGAGGAAAATGTAACTGCTATTATTGTTAAAGATTCAATTGAAAAAATCAGAAATTTAAATATGGATTTGGTTGTATGTATTAATTTAACTGATAAAGGTAATATTCTTATAGGAGATATAAATTTTATAGATAAGAAAATGAATAAATTTCCATGGCTACTAAATTTGAGTAAGTACAATGAAGAAGTTATAACGCGTTCTCAAGCACTAGCTATAGGATTAAATACTTTAGGAATTTTCTTATGCATGATAACAAATATAAATCCATTTTTTGCTTTAGGTATATATGGATTAAATATATTAACACAGACTATCCGTATAAAGTATAGTGTAGAAACAATATAA
- a CDS encoding alpha/beta fold hydrolase, producing the protein MLKYTIYDNAESSEWIVFIHGLGSSSNTWVKQVRELKKYYNLLLIDLHGHGKSKDISLRNNTNPNFEEINNDIIKVLDLLNIESAHFIGISLGTIIVNSLTLTHTDRVKSIILGGAVTRIDFIIMIILKIIIMFKLTDKKWGHYIAFKITFPKETDKEKMRRYSKLLKKSNALNLNYWASIFNLINRTFKNKDYTEIPTLFIMGEEDKILIRNIVKNIRGASMFIIQNSTHLCHLNSPRIFNSVSIAFLKNYKNIKIREEINFMQRLDKE; encoded by the coding sequence ATGCTCAAATATACAATATATGATAACGCTGAAAGTTCTGAATGGATTGTATTTATTCATGGATTAGGAAGCAGTTCAAATACATGGGTTAAACAAGTTAGAGAATTAAAAAAATATTATAATCTTTTACTTATAGATTTGCATGGACATGGAAAATCAAAAGATATTAGTTTAAGAAATAATACTAATCCAAACTTTGAAGAAATAAATAATGATATCATAAAAGTTTTAGATTTATTAAATATTGAGTCTGCACATTTTATTGGAATTTCTTTAGGAACTATTATTGTAAATTCACTTACGTTAACGCATACTGACAGAGTAAAGTCTATTATTTTAGGTGGTGCTGTTACAAGAATTGACTTTATAATTATGATTATATTAAAGATTATAATTATGTTTAAACTTACTGACAAAAAATGGGGACATTATATAGCTTTTAAGATAACATTTCCAAAAGAAACTGATAAAGAGAAGATGAGAAGATATTCAAAACTTTTAAAAAAGTCAAATGCATTGAATCTAAATTATTGGGCATCTATTTTTAATTTAATTAATAGAACATTTAAAAACAAAGATTACACAGAAATTCCAACTTTATTTATTATGGGAGAAGAAGATAAAATTCTTATAAGAAATATTGTGAAGAATATAAGAGGAGCTTCTATGTTCATTATTCAAAATTCAACACATCTTTGTCATCTAAATAGCCCGAGAATTTTTAATAGTGTTTCAATAGCCTTTCTAAAAAATTATAAGAATATAAAAATAAGAGAAGAAATCAATTTTATGCAAAGATTAGATAAAGAATGA
- a CDS encoding cation-translocating P-type ATPase, whose translation MFQALKNINKYDDDILYKRIRIPIQSIYRNESLAKKTSNFTLSLDGVKYSKANPLTSKILIVFDEELTNENLLKKEIYKFITKATAVHNSNVISIEVTNSKKEFPSNSKSDFISTKNINNQTCYHALSKEHIEKVLKSNYTEGLNNFSIEQKQKEFGLNVIYEKEEKSLFSRFIESLKDPIIKILLGSGVVSLLLGQIPEAIALGGIILFQSAIGAIEQHKSDNSLDSLKDMLVHKAKVIRNGKQQEIDSKYLVPGDIIIVESGDKIPADARIIECKDLKTSESSLTGESTSVIKSSLICDKNTDLGSMTNILFMGTNVLSGRGKAVVISTGRNTEIGKIASMLDSIENEETPLQRKSEKFINKLIKIYLGFFAVAGGIALLSGMTFAQVLMMGVTFFLGSIPEGFPVMVTTCMALSVHRMAKKNAVVRKLNSVETLGCADVICCDKTGTLTMNEMTVRKIYVDSCLYNVSGSGYKPSGEITPINGNPKGKSSLENLLKTGVLCNNSLLLKSGDKWEVQGDPTEGALLTAAYKMNINVDNLRNINTMVQEIPFDSNRRFMTTVMEYDMEKVAYCKGALDTIIEKCTMIYEDGKERLFTSKDKEKIQSICDKMADDALRVLAFAYKKVEEDNSNFDNGFVFIGFVGMEDPPREGVNESIQKCFKAGIKVVMITGDHMRTASAIGKQLGLLTNGLVVSGAEVDNMTDSELDSKINHIQVFARTTPKQKHRIVKALKRCGHIVAMTGDGVNDAPAIKEAHIGIAMGMNGSDVARDAACITLVDDNFSTIVTAIEEGRGVSNNIGSTMKYLFSGAIGEMFSIFLSFVFRTPAPLIAMQMIWINLLSETLLGSSLSVELPSEDVMNYPPVDKNAPLIDRTLRNSILRKGIVIGVSTFAIFKGALLLGVGLNKARTLALSNFVFNQVVNVYTCRKNKKNFNNKYLNRMALITVALLMGIIYIPVFNNFFGTVPLDPLSWVAVLGTTALSGI comes from the coding sequence ATGTTTCAAGCACTGAAAAATATTAATAAATATGATGATGATATTCTATATAAAAGAATACGAATTCCAATACAATCAATTTACAGAAATGAATCTCTAGCAAAAAAAACAAGTAATTTCACCTTATCTCTAGATGGTGTGAAGTACTCAAAGGCAAATCCCCTAACAAGTAAAATACTTATTGTATTTGATGAGGAATTAACAAACGAGAATTTATTGAAAAAAGAAATTTATAAGTTTATTACTAAAGCAACTGCAGTACATAACTCTAATGTAATATCTATAGAAGTAACTAATTCTAAAAAAGAATTCCCATCTAATTCGAAATCTGACTTCATATCTACTAAAAATATTAATAATCAAACTTGTTATCATGCCTTGAGTAAGGAACATATAGAAAAAGTACTTAAATCAAATTACACTGAAGGATTAAATAACTTTTCTATAGAGCAAAAGCAAAAAGAGTTTGGTCTAAATGTAATATATGAGAAAGAAGAAAAATCATTATTTTCTAGATTCATAGAAAGCTTAAAAGACCCTATAATTAAGATATTACTAGGATCTGGTGTGGTTTCTTTACTACTTGGTCAGATACCTGAAGCTATTGCACTAGGTGGTATTATACTATTTCAATCTGCAATTGGAGCAATAGAGCAGCATAAATCTGATAATTCTTTAGATTCCTTAAAAGATATGTTAGTTCATAAAGCAAAGGTAATAAGAAACGGAAAACAGCAGGAAATAGACTCAAAATACCTTGTTCCTGGAGATATTATTATAGTGGAATCAGGTGATAAAATCCCTGCTGATGCAAGAATCATTGAATGTAAAGATTTAAAAACTTCAGAATCCTCTTTAACTGGTGAATCAACTTCTGTTATTAAATCTTCACTAATTTGTGATAAGAATACAGATTTAGGAAGCATGACTAATATACTCTTTATGGGTACAAATGTCTTATCAGGAAGGGGTAAAGCAGTAGTCATATCTACAGGTAGAAATACAGAAATCGGTAAAATAGCAAGTATGCTAGATAGTATAGAAAATGAAGAAACTCCACTTCAGCGTAAATCAGAAAAATTCATTAATAAGTTAATAAAGATATATTTAGGTTTTTTTGCTGTGGCTGGAGGAATAGCCTTATTATCTGGAATGACTTTTGCACAAGTTTTAATGATGGGAGTTACCTTCTTCTTAGGATCAATTCCTGAAGGATTTCCTGTGATGGTCACTACATGTATGGCCCTAAGTGTCCATAGAATGGCTAAGAAAAATGCAGTTGTAAGAAAACTTAATTCAGTTGAAACATTAGGATGTGCTGATGTTATATGTTGCGATAAAACAGGAACATTAACCATGAATGAAATGACAGTTCGTAAAATATATGTAGATTCCTGTCTATATAATGTATCTGGCTCTGGCTATAAACCATCTGGTGAAATCACCCCTATTAATGGAAACCCTAAAGGAAAATCCTCCTTGGAAAACCTTTTAAAGACAGGTGTACTTTGTAATAACTCATTACTATTAAAATCAGGTGATAAATGGGAAGTACAAGGTGATCCTACAGAAGGTGCATTATTAACAGCTGCGTACAAAATGAATATTAACGTTGATAATTTAAGAAATATTAATACTATGGTACAAGAAATTCCATTTGATAGTAATAGACGTTTTATGACTACAGTCATGGAATATGACATGGAAAAAGTTGCTTATTGTAAAGGTGCTTTAGATACTATTATTGAAAAGTGTACAATGATATATGAAGATGGCAAAGAAAGATTATTTACCTCAAAGGATAAAGAAAAGATTCAATCCATATGTGATAAAATGGCTGATGACGCATTAAGAGTTTTAGCTTTTGCTTATAAAAAAGTTGAGGAGGATAATTCAAATTTTGATAATGGTTTTGTTTTCATTGGCTTTGTAGGTATGGAAGATCCTCCAAGAGAAGGTGTGAATGAATCTATACAAAAATGCTTCAAAGCAGGAATCAAAGTTGTAATGATAACAGGAGATCATATGAGAACAGCAAGTGCAATAGGAAAGCAACTAGGATTGTTAACTAATGGATTAGTAGTATCTGGAGCTGAAGTTGATAACATGACAGATAGTGAATTAGACTCTAAGATAAATCATATTCAAGTCTTTGCTAGAACCACTCCAAAGCAAAAACATAGAATTGTAAAAGCACTGAAAAGATGTGGACATATAGTTGCCATGACAGGAGATGGAGTAAATGATGCTCCTGCCATAAAGGAAGCACACATCGGAATAGCTATGGGTATGAATGGAAGTGATGTTGCAAGGGATGCTGCTTGTATTACTCTTGTAGATGATAATTTTTCAACAATAGTTACAGCTATTGAAGAAGGTAGAGGAGTATCAAATAATATTGGAAGTACGATGAAATATCTCTTTTCAGGAGCAATAGGAGAGATGTTCTCAATATTTTTATCATTTGTATTTCGTACACCTGCACCACTTATTGCAATGCAAATGATTTGGATAAACTTACTTTCTGAAACACTTCTAGGGTCCTCACTAAGTGTGGAGCTACCTTCAGAAGATGTTATGAACTATCCTCCTGTTGATAAGAATGCTCCTTTAATAGATAGAACTTTGAGAAATAGTATATTAAGAAAGGGAATTGTTATAGGTGTTAGTACATTTGCTATATTTAAAGGTGCTTTACTTCTAGGAGTAGGGTTAAATAAAGCAAGAACACTAGCTTTATCTAACTTTGTCTTTAATCAAGTTGTTAACGTATATACGTGTAGAAAAAATAAGAAAAATTTTAATAATAAATATCTAAATAGAATGGCTTTAATCACTGTAGCCCTTCTTATGGGTATAATCTATATACCAGTTTTCAATAATTTCTTTGGTACTGTTCCATTAGATCCATTAAGCTGGGTAGCAGTTTTAGGAACAACAGCATTAAGTGGTATTTAG
- a CDS encoding heavy metal translocating P-type ATPase: protein MEQISYLPGRVRYKIPDLYDKSIGKFINGYIDNLYGVKHSKVNHYTSTILIVYDADKTSNLSIQRNIKNAIGLAVRNEHNLLNKYDNHANAIENRSKSKKKLLIYGSLYILFKLKKSLLGRAVFSRNIRLLFAASAITIIGGYPLLRRPVKHLSKKIPKISDLILRLTIISLIFLREDGIGCLILGLKSLNDYIKYSADVECYRLLNKSMRKGTGMACIKDSEGNELLVPVDYLRVDDVISIHKGEISPVEGIVVEGKGIINNLYTTGQTLVTHVDDGDRIYEGSIVVSGELKIRVINLPKFSSKIDTSINSLNIYESVTKYQEKISKIAVGLSIINYCITGSLLNAFSVVLLLCPSSSEVAMSIGVKRYLSLLAKNNIYLRNPNTFEKLLHIDHVLFDKTGTLTYGRMKIIDVETFDKRYSKNELLKICAACEVNHYHPISITIQEETGKDYDLRKLESSALLPSKGIEAVYDNQRVIIGNKELMEENTINISKYLNLYIEYEEKLFTPIFISIDNKLRGMIVLKDTLREESYELIDKLKETNIKNISILSGDTYSKNYDVASKLGIENIYSNCTNENKLEIISKHKIANKVMMVGDGINDITAMNKADISVCLGNSSCDNIKYHSDCIIFEDDISKLYDFISLTEKSYKIITQNINISKLYNMTTGALAFFMPINPFTAKFLNSLGTVMTLLLNKRIKNLDSDKNR, encoded by the coding sequence ATGGAGCAGATAAGTTATCTTCCAGGAAGAGTAAGATATAAAATTCCAGATCTTTATGATAAATCTATAGGAAAGTTTATTAATGGATATATTGATAATTTATATGGAGTAAAACATAGTAAAGTAAATCATTATACATCTACTATACTGATTGTATATGATGCTGATAAAACAAGTAATTTATCAATACAAAGAAATATTAAAAATGCAATAGGTTTAGCAGTTAGAAATGAGCATAATTTATTAAATAAGTATGATAATCATGCTAATGCAATAGAAAATAGAAGTAAATCTAAAAAAAAGCTTTTAATATATGGATCACTTTACATATTATTCAAACTGAAAAAATCATTATTAGGAAGAGCTGTATTTAGTAGAAATATAAGATTATTATTTGCTGCTTCTGCTATTACTATTATTGGAGGATATCCATTATTAAGAAGACCAGTTAAACATTTATCCAAAAAAATTCCTAAAATATCAGATTTAATTCTAAGATTAACTATTATATCTTTGATTTTTTTAAGAGAAGATGGAATAGGATGTTTGATTTTAGGACTTAAGTCATTAAATGATTATATAAAATATAGTGCAGATGTTGAATGTTATAGATTATTAAATAAAAGTATGAGAAAAGGTACAGGAATGGCATGCATTAAAGATTCTGAGGGGAATGAGTTGCTTGTACCTGTTGATTATCTACGTGTAGATGATGTTATTTCTATTCACAAAGGTGAAATTTCACCTGTAGAAGGAATTGTAGTAGAAGGAAAAGGGATAATAAACAATTTATACACTACGGGACAAACCCTAGTCACACACGTAGATGATGGGGATAGAATATATGAGGGTAGCATAGTAGTATCTGGAGAATTAAAAATAAGAGTAATAAATTTACCTAAATTCTCTAGTAAAATAGATACTTCTATAAATAGTTTAAATATCTATGAAAGTGTAACTAAATATCAAGAAAAGATTAGTAAAATAGCTGTAGGACTGTCTATTATAAATTATTGTATAACGGGAAGCCTATTGAATGCATTTTCAGTAGTTCTTTTACTATGTCCATCTTCATCAGAAGTTGCGATGAGTATAGGAGTAAAGAGATACTTATCTTTACTAGCTAAGAATAACATATATTTAAGAAATCCAAATACATTCGAAAAACTGTTGCATATTGATCATGTACTATTTGATAAAACGGGTACATTAACATATGGCAGAATGAAAATTATAGATGTAGAGACTTTTGATAAAAGATACTCTAAAAATGAGCTTCTTAAAATATGCGCTGCATGTGAAGTAAATCACTACCATCCAATTTCTATAACTATTCAAGAAGAAACAGGAAAAGACTATGATTTAAGAAAATTAGAAAGCTCTGCGTTATTACCTTCTAAAGGAATAGAAGCTGTTTATGATAATCAGAGAGTAATTATTGGTAATAAAGAACTTATGGAAGAAAATACAATTAACATATCAAAATATTTAAATTTGTATATTGAGTATGAGGAAAAATTGTTTACGCCTATATTTATAAGTATTGATAATAAATTAAGGGGTATGATTGTACTTAAAGATACATTAAGAGAAGAGTCATATGAATTAATAGACAAATTAAAAGAAACAAATATTAAAAATATTTCTATATTAAGTGGAGATACATATTCTAAAAATTATGATGTTGCTTCAAAACTAGGAATCGAAAATATATATAGCAATTGTACAAATGAAAATAAATTAGAGATTATATCAAAGCATAAAATAGCTAACAAGGTTATGATGGTGGGGGATGGGATAAATGATATAACTGCAATGAATAAAGCTGATATAAGTGTATGTCTTGGAAATTCAAGCTGCGATAATATAAAATATCATTCTGATTGTATTATATTTGAAGATGACATAAGTAAATTATATGATTTTATATCATTAACTGAGAAGTCATATAAGATAATAACTCAAAACATTAATATTTCAAAATTATATAATATGACAACTGGAGCATTAGCATTCTTTATGCCTATAAATCCATTTACTGCTAAATTTCTTAATTCATTAGGTACAGTTATGACACTACTATTGAACAAGCGAATAAAAAATTTAGATTCTGATAAAAACAGATAG
- a CDS encoding MarR family winged helix-turn-helix transcriptional regulator yields MENHSITMYLSTIERDYNYYINKKLKQYNLGKHDIRVLKVINANKGLSQNYICTILKEDKITVNKSVKNLILQGYVEKIKDCEDKRITRLYITEEGRVNRKKILNILKEVNDIFFRGFSEENKEKILELLREMSENIHKEVVRLKDEK; encoded by the coding sequence GTGGAAAATCATTCAATAACTATGTATTTATCTACCATTGAAAGAGATTATAATTATTATATTAATAAAAAATTAAAACAATATAATTTAGGGAAGCATGATATAAGGGTTCTGAAAGTAATTAATGCCAATAAAGGATTAAGTCAAAATTACATATGTACTATTCTTAAAGAAGATAAAATAACAGTTAATAAATCTGTAAAAAATTTAATTTTACAAGGCTATGTAGAAAAAATTAAAGATTGTGAAGATAAAAGAATAACAAGATTATATATTACGGAGGAAGGTAGAGTTAATAGAAAAAAAATTTTAAACATTTTAAAAGAAGTAAATGATATTTTTTTCAGAGGATTTTCAGAAGAAAATAAAGAAAAGATTTTAGAATTACTAAGAGAAATGTCTGAAAATATCCATAAGGAAGTTGTAAGACTAAAAGATGAAAAATAA
- a CDS encoding nuclear transport factor 2 family protein, with translation MSQSQKYPIIDINKHLQEHWTEQETENAKIVVDFFQHLMNEHDFDYTMKKYGNGSYTQHNRAIPNEMSGVIGYVKTMTKRFPEYSFDVKRIYADGDFILLHSHTTMMAKHRGNEKKGFIITDTFRLKDGKLVEHWDAIQPIDIFSRLLFLVTGGSINNSNPTF, from the coding sequence ATGAGTCAATCACAAAAATATCCAATAATTGATATCAACAAACATTTACAAGAACATTGGACAGAACAAGAAACAGAAAATGCAAAGATCGTCGTGGACTTTTTTCAACATTTGATGAATGAACATGACTTTGACTACACAATGAAAAAATATGGAAATGGTTCGTACACACAACACAACAGAGCTATACCAAATGAAATGTCAGGAGTTATTGGCTATGTGAAAACAATGACCAAGAGATTCCCTGAGTATTCTTTTGATGTGAAGCGAATATATGCTGATGGTGATTTCATTCTCTTGCATAGCCATACCACAATGATGGCGAAGCACAGGGGCAATGAGAAAAAAGGATTCATTATTACTGATACATTTCGATTAAAAGATGGAAAACTGGTAGAGCACTGGGACGCAATCCAACCAATTGATATTTTCTCAAGACTGTTGTTCTTAGTAACAGGAGGAAGTATAAATAATAGCAATCCAACTTTCTAA
- a CDS encoding FAD-dependent oxidoreductase — translation MNKIINILGDVNKKGKFQIPTHKIIKDILKEYSGGMKNSRKVKLVQVGGPLGVCIKGKELNKKLSDYEEYMTGNMITFFSDLLCPVDYLRFLTRFMIRELRIDNEHIRKLNELLENIAQGKGTKFDFEELINEVNKEGKTNAEDLLHKIFIYITSEFKSEFMEHIIDRKCKNGICRGLMVAQCMNACPAEVYIPGYIELMKDDKVEEAYNLMRKNNPLSFVCGKVCARPCEDRCRRGEIESTVGVRALKTYACDMTLKIGEYKEDKLDSKGKKVAIIGSGPAGLTAAYYLAKTGYEVVIYEAAKVVGGMLAMGIPEYRLPQEIIDKEIKLIKGLGVKIKTNTRVGVDITLKRLRVIFDSVLLATGCHIGNKFGPEAPEIETAVDLLREVKVQGRREIGENVLVIGGGDVAMDAARTSIRLGAKKVMVASLETFDTMPASDEEKYGSVEEGVQFISGYGTKDIHVENGKLRGITLKRCLSIFDDEGRFSPVYDEDDVKTFEIDSLILAIGQRPDNSYLDEDIELNERGYIKVNPYTFETNVEGVFAAGDMYTPGIAIKAIAEGKKAAVSIDKYLGGKGLYLGEEIEIPEKPLNCTIWDIEKTNEKHINPLERKGNFNVVSRVYTEDEAKQEASRCMRCDRNSRKLLYLK, via the coding sequence ATGAATAAAATAATTAACATATTGGGAGATGTTAATAAAAAGGGTAAGTTTCAAATTCCCACTCATAAAATAATAAAAGACATTTTAAAAGAGTATTCAGGAGGAATGAAAAATAGTAGAAAAGTTAAATTAGTTCAAGTCGGAGGACCATTAGGAGTATGCATAAAAGGAAAAGAGCTAAATAAGAAGTTAAGTGATTATGAAGAGTATATGACTGGAAATATGATTACATTTTTTAGTGACCTTTTATGCCCAGTAGATTATTTAAGATTTCTAACTAGATTTATGATTAGAGAACTTCGTATTGATAATGAACATATTAGAAAATTAAATGAATTATTAGAAAATATAGCTCAAGGTAAAGGTACAAAATTTGATTTTGAAGAATTAATTAATGAAGTAAATAAAGAAGGCAAAACTAATGCAGAAGATTTACTTCATAAAATATTTATATATATAACTTCTGAATTTAAAAGTGAATTTATGGAACATATAATAGATAGAAAATGTAAAAATGGTATATGTAGAGGATTGATGGTAGCCCAGTGTATGAATGCATGTCCTGCTGAAGTTTATATTCCAGGATATATTGAACTTATGAAGGATGATAAGGTGGAAGAAGCTTATAATTTAATGAGAAAAAATAATCCCCTTTCATTTGTATGTGGTAAAGTATGTGCTCGTCCATGTGAAGATAGATGCAGAAGAGGAGAAATTGAAAGTACAGTAGGAGTTAGAGCATTAAAGACATATGCATGTGATATGACATTGAAAATAGGAGAGTATAAAGAAGATAAATTAGATAGTAAGGGTAAAAAAGTAGCTATTATTGGATCTGGTCCAGCAGGACTTACAGCCGCATATTATCTAGCAAAAACAGGATATGAAGTAGTTATTTATGAAGCAGCTAAAGTTGTGGGTGGAATGCTTGCTATGGGAATTCCAGAGTATAGATTACCTCAAGAAATTATAGATAAAGAGATTAAGTTGATTAAAGGTTTAGGAGTAAAAATTAAAACTAATACGAGGGTTGGAGTAGATATTACTCTTAAAAGATTAAGAGTAATATTTGATTCAGTACTTTTGGCAACAGGGTGCCACATAGGTAATAAATTTGGTCCTGAAGCTCCAGAAATAGAAACAGCAGTGGATTTATTAAGAGAAGTAAAAGTACAAGGAAGAAGAGAAATTGGAGAAAATGTATTAGTAATCGGTGGTGGAGATGTAGCCATGGATGCTGCTAGAACTTCTATTAGACTTGGAGCTAAAAAAGTAATGGTAGCTTCCCTTGAAACATTTGATACAATGCCAGCAAGTGATGAAGAAAAATATGGATCAGTAGAAGAAGGTGTTCAATTTATCAGTGGATATGGAACAAAAGATATACATGTGGAAAATGGGAAATTAAGAGGAATAACTTTAAAGAGGTGTTTATCAATATTTGATGATGAAGGAAGATTTAGCCCAGTATATGATGAAGATGATGTTAAAACATTTGAAATAGACAGTCTAATATTAGCAATAGGACAAAGACCAGACAATAGTTATTTAGATGAAGATATTGAACTTAATGAAAGAGGATATATAAAAGTAAATCCATATACATTTGAAACAAATGTAGAAGGAGTATTTGCAGCAGGAGATATGTACACACCAGGTATAGCTATAAAAGCCATAGCTGAAGGTAAAAAAGCGGCAGTATCTATAGATAAATATTTAGGTGGAAAAGGGTTATATTTAGGTGAAGAAATAGAAATACCTGAGAAACCATTAAATTGTACCATTTGGGATATTGAAAAAACTAACGAAAAACATATAAATCCTTTAGAAAGAAAAGGAAACTTTAATGTAGTATCTAGAGTATATACAGAAGACGAGGCAAAACAAGAAGCTTCTAGATGTATGAGATGTGATAGGAACTCTAGAAAACTGCTATATTTAAAATGA